In a single window of the Pseudomonas entomophila genome:
- a CDS encoding restriction endonuclease — protein MPAMWMIRGDGGRLYDDFRDRSLAAIGWAQLALEAKPGVSRKALIQAYKDLQPGIKDASAVAGASQVFRFVNEINIGDTVVTYSPANRTYLVGRFSGACLLRPDLADDGMSLTRPVEWYTQEVDRDKLTGASRNSLGSTLTVFKVSEDAQKELLALATGKSVSTPPKDSVEDSDVLEDPLKGVQEIAFERIKDQINSLDWAEMQELVAGILRAMGYKTLVSPAGADRGKDIIASPDGFGFEPPRIVVEVKHRNARMGSNEIRSFLGGRHKDDRGLYVSTGGFTKEALYEGERANVHLTMWTLDELARTLMAHYPSTDPETKRLVPLTYFYMPA, from the coding sequence ATGCCCGCGATGTGGATGATTCGAGGTGATGGTGGCCGTCTCTATGACGATTTCAGGGATCGCAGTCTTGCTGCCATCGGGTGGGCTCAGCTAGCGCTTGAGGCCAAGCCCGGCGTTTCCAGGAAGGCGTTGATCCAAGCCTATAAAGACCTTCAACCAGGAATAAAGGACGCGAGTGCCGTAGCGGGGGCGTCGCAGGTCTTCCGTTTCGTTAACGAAATTAACATTGGCGATACGGTCGTTACCTATTCCCCTGCAAACCGGACCTACCTGGTAGGTCGCTTCAGCGGAGCGTGCCTGCTCCGCCCCGATCTGGCAGATGATGGTATGTCTTTGACCCGCCCTGTTGAGTGGTACACGCAGGAGGTCGATCGCGACAAGCTAACAGGCGCTAGCAGAAACAGCCTGGGGTCTACGTTAACCGTATTTAAAGTGTCTGAGGATGCTCAGAAAGAGCTGCTTGCCCTCGCTACTGGTAAAAGCGTATCCACACCACCGAAAGACTCGGTTGAAGACTCCGATGTTCTGGAAGACCCGTTGAAGGGGGTTCAGGAAATTGCGTTTGAGCGGATCAAAGACCAAATCAACAGCCTGGATTGGGCTGAGATGCAGGAGCTGGTGGCCGGAATCTTACGTGCAATGGGCTACAAGACACTGGTGTCTCCGGCCGGTGCTGATCGCGGCAAAGACATCATTGCTTCACCCGATGGTTTCGGATTTGAGCCGCCGCGCATCGTTGTGGAGGTCAAGCACCGGAATGCCCGTATGGGAAGTAACGAGATCCGTAGCTTTCTCGGCGGCAGGCACAAGGATGATCGAGGGCTGTACGTGAGTACTGGCGGATTCACGAAAGAGGCGTTGTATGAAGGTGAGCGAGCCAATGTGCATCTGACGATGTGGACGCTGGATGAGCTGGCTCGGACGCTGATGGCGCATTACCCGTCCACCGATCCGGAGACGAAGCGGTTGGTACCGTTGACTTACTTCTACATGCCTGCGTGA
- a CDS encoding DUF3077 domain-containing protein, producing the protein MTVTPGKTTCMDMFSVQPDIPFADAFSELSVLLGCIRHLTCEAEMEGDLLAGSSARILSAMAKALIDDMELALEKSTH; encoded by the coding sequence ATGACCGTTACCCCAGGCAAGACCACCTGCATGGACATGTTCAGCGTGCAGCCCGACATCCCGTTCGCCGATGCCTTCAGCGAGTTGTCGGTACTGCTCGGCTGCATCCGCCACCTGACCTGTGAAGCCGAGATGGAGGGCGACCTGCTCGCCGGCAGCTCGGCGCGCATCCTCAGCGCCATGGCCAAGGCCCTGATCGACGACATGGAGTTAGCCCTGGAAAAATCCACCCACTAA